From the genome of Corallococcus macrosporus DSM 14697:
GGCGAGGCGTCCAGGGTGGCGCGCTCGGTGGCGTAGTCGTCGTTGGCGCGGCGGTAGTTCTCCACGTAGTAGGGCAGCATCTTGTAGGGCAGGTAGGCGAACAGCTCGCTGCCCAGGCCGTAGTCGTTGTCGCTGCCGCAGCCGCCGCTCCGGCCGAAGTACCCCTGGTACTCGATGCGGCCCGGGGTGCAGGGGTCGTCTCCCGTCCGGAAATGGCCGGTGCCCAGCGCGTGGAGGTAGCCCTGCGTGGTGCCCACGTAGGTCACCGTGCGGCGGTCCGCGTTGGGCGCGCGGAAGTTCTCCACGAACTTCTGGCGCTCCGCGTCCAGGTTCCGGCCCTCCAGCAGCCACGCCGGCACGTTGGGCGTCCCGATGACGGCCGCCGTGGACAGGTTCACGCCGCCCAGCGGCCAGGTCCGCATCCGGTTGCGCAGGGTGGAGGCGTGGCGGTCCTCCCAGCCGTAGAGCCAGTCGCGCAGCGCCAGCCGGTCATCCGCGGTGCAGCCGTTCCGGCCGTCCAGGTCATATAGATACACGCTGCCGTTGCGGCGCGTGCAGAGGCTGTCCGGGAACACCGGGCTGCTGGTTGCGTTGCGCGCCATCAGGTCCTTCACGGCGACGGCCTGCCGGGTGGCCGGGTTGAGGGTGACGAGCTTGCGGGCGTTGAGCGGATCCTGCGGTTGGGGCTCCAGGTCGCGCATCAGGTCGCGCAGCCACTTGCCGGAGTCCCAGACCTCCTCGGCGGGGTCGTGGGGCGCCAGCGTGGCGGGCTCGTAGAGCTTCTTCAGGTAGAGGTGGCCCCGGTCGATGGTGTCCGGGCGGTTGTCGTAGGTGCGGATGGAGACCTGGTCCACGCCGCCGTCGGCGACCCAGGTGCGGCCGGGCGTCTCGTACACGCCGTGGACGACTGCGTTGGCCATGGGGATGAGCGAGGCGCGGCCGTACTCGCCGCTGCGCTGCGCCTTGTAGGAGACGTTGATGTTGTGGATGGTGGGCTGGCAGGCCTCGCCCGGGCTCTCCATCACCGCGCGCCAGCACAACTGCGTCCCCACGCGGCCCTGCTCCAGGAACTCCTGGAGGACGGCCGTCTCGTTGCGCACGCCGCCGTCGCTGTCCGGGATGGGGACCCGCAGCCAGTTCGGACTGTCGTTCTGGACGTAGGTGGGGTGGGCGGTGTCGCAGGGCTCCTGGCAGACCTTGCAGTCCAGCGCTACCTCGTAGGTGATGTCCGGATGGCGCTGGCCCATGCCGCCGTCCGGAAGCGGCACGGCGCGGGAGCACGGCGCGAGGCTGCCGCCGTCCGCCGCGTAGTAGGGCTGGTCCTCCACGGTGAACGTCACCTCGGTGATGGTGAAGTCCAGCGAGATGTCCGGGGAGATGTCCGACACCACGTCGGAGCGGAAGGAGCCGTTGTTCTGCTTGTTGATGAGGATGACGATGTCGCTGTACGTGCGGTCACCGCCCGCGTTCTGGTCCTCCCAGCCCAGAATCCAGACCAGGGGGTTGTCCCGTGGCGCGCCGACGAGGGTGTGCGCCGCGCGGCGGTTCACGGAGTGGACGTTCTGCGTCTGGTCATTGGGGAAGACGACGCCGCCATAGGCCGGGTCGTTCTCCAGGCGGCCGTAGGCCCGCCCGTCCAGCCACTCGGAGCGCAGGTTCTTCCGGTCCACCACGAGCGGATCCGTGCTCTGGTGCAGGTCCAGGTTGAGCGGCGTCTTGGTGAAGAAGACGTTGATGTCGCCGTGCATCCACAGGTCGCACTGCACCTGTCGTCCATCCGTCGTCGGGCGGGTGATGAAGCAGGAGTCCGTGGCCGGGCCGTAGATCTGCTCCACGTAGGTCACGAGGAAGAAGACGATTTCGCGGTTGCCCGCGAGCCGCCCCAGGGGGACGACCTGGTCCTCCGCCTTGGTGATGGCCGCGGCCGGGTTCCTGCCGGTGATGAGGCGCCCCGCGCTGTCGAACGCGCTGGCCTTGTAGTCGGGGATGCCGTCCCCGTCATCGGACTTGTCCCAGGCGGTGCCGGTGCGTGTGAACTGTCCGTTGTTGTCGAGCGTCCAGCCCTGCCGCGGCGCGAAGCACTCCGCCGACTCCGATTCATGGCACCACGTCTCATCGTCGTCGGTGGACAGGAAGATGAGGTTGCCGATGCCCCTGTTCCCATTGAGCGCGTGCCGCGGCTCCAGCAGGTTGGGGATGTGCGGGAACAGGCCCCGGTCGCTGAAGTAGGTGTCGATGACGCCGGAGCTGACGGCGCCTGGCCTCAGGTTGTCTCGCCCGTGGTAGGGGTCGTAGACGAGCAAGGTGGCCTCGAAGTCGCGCACGCGCCGTCCGACCACGCCGCCCGTCGTGGGCTGCGCGGGGTAGCCGGCGCCGCCCTGCCAGCGCCGAGGCCCCGTGTTGGCGGTGTAGTTGCCGCCCGCGTTGCACGGGCCCAGCAGCAGGTCGGGCTCGCGCAGCGTCACCGTCCCGGCGTCACCCCAGCGCTGGTGGGTGAACGTCCGGTTGCAGCGAGGGCCCTCGCTGCCGATGTAGTGCGAGGGGTTGAGGTTGTAGAGGTCCTCGTGGAAGTCCGGCACGCCGTTGTGGTTCGTGTCCAGCAGCCGGTCGTCATCGGAGGTGTCCTGCGTGCCGTTGTCGTCGACGTAGCCGGCGTCGATGAGCTCGTCGTAATAGAACCAGCCCAGCGTGCTGGAGGCGCCGCTGCCCGCGCGGTCGTCGACGATGAGCGCGGTGAGGTCCTGCTCGAAGGGCAGGATGATTTTCTCCGGGTCCAGCGCGTTGAGGTTGGTGTTGAGGCGCAGCTTGGGCGGGTCATCGTCCGTGACGATGATGGCGCTGGGGATGCCCGCGTCCCTGCTGAAGTCGGGTTGCTTGTCCTGGTCCGCGGTGTCGATGCACAGCGCGAGGCTGCTGACGCCGCCATCCGAGCCGCCACCGCCCGTGTCGCCGCTGGGGCCTTGTGCGAGCACGGCCCCCGCCGCCGCCACGGCCAACGCGGCCATCCAGGTTCGAGTCCAGCGCATGATGTCCCCCCTGGCGGCCGGTGCTCCAGAGGCCGCCCGATTCAGGTGCAACGGATTGTGTTTGAAGGCTCGCGTGTCAGAACGTGGGAAGGCCGCTGCCGGAGGTGCCGGTGCCCCGGCAGCCCATCTTCGTGCCGTAGCTGCACGCCAGGCCTCCCTGGGTGCTGGTGTGCTCCAGGAGCGAGCGGATGATGGTGCGGTACGGGAGCCCCGTCCCCGCCGGTTGGACCTCGCCCACCGACACCAGCCAGATGCGGCCGTTGGCGTCGGCGTCGCGGTCGGCGTCGTCGTCATCCTCCACGACGAAGACGCGGTAGGAGACGCCGCGCGCCTCCGGATAGGCGCGGATGGGCGTGCCCTCCACGTCGTTGATTTCGGTAGAGGGCGCCGTGACGGTTTCGTCGAGGGCCGTGCCACGCGCCAGCGTGTAGGGCGTCTGGGGAATCAGCTCCCGCCAGGGCACGCCGCCCGAGGCGACGTCCGGCAGGCCCGCCTCGGCCACCACCTGCAGCCGTGGCAGGACATCCTGGTTGTAGTTGCCCGTGCTCCCCGAGAC
Proteins encoded in this window:
- a CDS encoding pilus assembly protein PilY produces the protein MRWTRTWMAALAVAAAGAVLAQGPSGDTGGGGSDGGVSSLALCIDTADQDKQPDFSRDAGIPSAIIVTDDDPPKLRLNTNLNALDPEKIILPFEQDLTALIVDDRAGSGASSTLGWFYYDELIDAGYVDDNGTQDTSDDDRLLDTNHNGVPDFHEDLYNLNPSHYIGSEGPRCNRTFTHQRWGDAGTVTLREPDLLLGPCNAGGNYTANTGPRRWQGGAGYPAQPTTGGVVGRRVRDFEATLLVYDPYHGRDNLRPGAVSSGVIDTYFSDRGLFPHIPNLLEPRHALNGNRGIGNLIFLSTDDDETWCHESESAECFAPRQGWTLDNNGQFTRTGTAWDKSDDGDGIPDYKASAFDSAGRLITGRNPAAAITKAEDQVVPLGRLAGNREIVFFLVTYVEQIYGPATDSCFITRPTTDGRQVQCDLWMHGDINVFFTKTPLNLDLHQSTDPLVVDRKNLRSEWLDGRAYGRLENDPAYGGVVFPNDQTQNVHSVNRRAAHTLVGAPRDNPLVWILGWEDQNAGGDRTYSDIVILINKQNNGSFRSDVVSDISPDISLDFTITEVTFTVEDQPYYAADGGSLAPCSRAVPLPDGGMGQRHPDITYEVALDCKVCQEPCDTAHPTYVQNDSPNWLRVPIPDSDGGVRNETAVLQEFLEQGRVGTQLCWRAVMESPGEACQPTIHNINVSYKAQRSGEYGRASLIPMANAVVHGVYETPGRTWVADGGVDQVSIRTYDNRPDTIDRGHLYLKKLYEPATLAPHDPAEEVWDSGKWLRDLMRDLEPQPQDPLNARKLVTLNPATRQAVAVKDLMARNATSSPVFPDSLCTRRNGSVYLYDLDGRNGCTADDRLALRDWLYGWEDRHASTLRNRMRTWPLGGVNLSTAAVIGTPNVPAWLLEGRNLDAERQKFVENFRAPNADRRTVTYVGTTQGYLHALGTGHFRTGDDPCTPGRIEYQGYFGRSGGCGSDNDYGLGSELFAYLPYKMLPYYVENYRRANDDYATERATLDASPSVADVDLRGTDYRADTGHDPRDTDEAWRPRSAWNEGAKTVLASATGPRQSIFFALDITNPADPNYPAPLWEFDMKRDRFTPAGAPCTTTGNGCAPLASYFTGATPKPDTRGSRHAPSLVRMDFGADGGKKWVSLFGTDYATDAGAVGTVYLMDLKTGLPARVRGSGARALLAGVVTLGTTADVGAGIGGEPIPLDVNGDGSVDVIYVPSTSGKIYRINPTWSNTGSSTQLGKVLASCVVADAQAVPGIRNPSSQRIYSSISASVATDGSRRVRLYFGTANNPDIANEPEDTADPRPRYHLMAFEDRHPVPSQRPGAQCPAHFEWARELGEGQVVWGGVSTTQDGVFTTSAVGRAASACDLDSTTSGRVYAYSTAGAPLAGNDTPIDGHGTHAPVLYDNHLLIVKNGQVRALGSGPYNNPTSESPRSSSRVLIWDVRSGSRVQEVVP